One segment of Ignavibacteria bacterium DNA contains the following:
- a CDS encoding VCBS repeat-containing protein, protein MNKPLSWAIMAVVMMLTTSYAQAQMLFTRMLPHETGIEFRHEMNDLNVSKDSLKRINSMVPGCGVAIGDITGDGRPDIILSSFFGLGIYRNEGNWKYTNIMPTIGYTNDSLKFSTGVNLVDIDADGDLDLFVARWQNTCRLLINDGRGRFTEKAAEYGLNFLDETVNSVFFDYDGDGRLDCYLVVYSNFYSLVTTNIRSDSAVGAESAQRQRDGSSVPKFDAQRESMTADQVRKLNEFSATELRHSGNRDKLYKNLGDGRFRDVSYEAWINDDGMGLSATVSDINLDGLPDIYVANDFNSSDLIYLNNGDGTFAESMNRMTRRASVFSMGSDIADLNGDGLPDIVTTDMLPSNHFRRILNAGSNGDMSIHNPTYDSNQVSRNMVQLNRGYNQFSDIGYMTGMAATDWSWACLINDFDLDGLADVYIGNGYTSDLSNQDYIYNLNLRQQGIVPKLGFLTEPNCMFRQQGNLEFTDVAREWGVADTSTTFGAAYGDLDGDGDLDLIAANMDTVAFVYRNNAVEQQRGAFVCLTFKGSNGNTGGLGAKVHVVADGRSYYREHYLVRGYQSRMDDKMSIGLGAATIIDSIIVQWPDGPVQILLQQPVNSTVALDRANAEPAAMSMFQSPENHKPVFVDATSTSGLAFKHTENYFDDFKRYRIMPTRVSWGGPAVAVGDVDGDGLDDVLFGDRLGRSIATFLQKTPGSFVRSNSGLDGVDTTYETQAMVLVDIDNDGDRDLLVAGGGPEFAEEDVERGLRVYINNGKGILTRQLTGVPQISTNATTINACDYDGDGDFDVFIGGGVETDRYPYASQSYLLSNNGKGLFTDVTSTVIPDVARIGIIRSALWSDIDSDGRFDLLLNGEWMPLTIFRNTGSRFENVTAASGLEKTTGWWYSLMGADVDNDGDMDYVAGNLGLNSRYQPGTDTPIEIFAADFDENGSIDPLITWWFRGKRHIIRDRGKVFAQMPTLNRKFNEFIDFAMASVEQVVDKQMLDTCFHRAAVMMESMVMINDGRGHFTLRPLPAIAQISPVLGIEALDLNGDAWIDLVISGNIYGAEDDVVRYDAGKGLVMYGKGDGQFEPLTLPESGFITQFDTRGLVSVRNPGSKTTPLVLISAVNSREAMTYLPMAEGLRVQKVNPMKVSSALFSVGGGQRRTEVYCGSGYRSQTSCNMLVPPGATSMTTYLGSKKTGTASVTKP, encoded by the coding sequence ATGAACAAACCTCTGAGTTGGGCGATCATGGCTGTCGTCATGATGTTGACAACAAGTTATGCGCAGGCACAAATGCTGTTCACTCGGATGTTGCCTCACGAGACTGGGATTGAGTTTCGTCACGAAATGAACGACCTGAATGTTTCTAAAGATTCGTTGAAGCGAATCAATTCAATGGTTCCTGGATGTGGCGTTGCGATCGGCGATATCACCGGGGATGGTCGGCCTGATATTATACTGTCAAGTTTCTTCGGGCTTGGAATCTATCGCAATGAAGGCAACTGGAAGTACACGAACATTATGCCGACCATCGGCTACACTAATGATTCGCTGAAGTTCTCAACCGGCGTCAATCTTGTGGACATCGACGCCGATGGGGACCTGGATCTGTTTGTTGCTCGGTGGCAAAATACGTGTAGGCTTCTGATCAACGATGGAAGAGGAAGGTTTACTGAAAAAGCTGCTGAGTACGGGCTCAACTTTCTCGATGAAACCGTGAATAGTGTCTTCTTCGACTATGATGGCGACGGCAGATTAGACTGTTACCTCGTTGTCTACTCCAATTTCTATTCCTTGGTCACTACGAATATTCGGTCCGATAGCGCTGTTGGTGCTGAATCTGCACAGCGGCAACGCGACGGAAGCTCAGTTCCAAAGTTCGATGCACAACGGGAATCCATGACTGCTGATCAGGTACGGAAGTTGAATGAATTCTCGGCTACAGAACTCAGACATTCCGGGAATAGGGACAAGCTTTATAAGAATCTCGGAGATGGTCGCTTCCGAGATGTTTCGTATGAAGCTTGGATCAATGACGATGGTATGGGGCTTTCAGCAACGGTGTCGGATATTAACCTTGATGGACTCCCCGATATCTACGTAGCTAATGATTTTAACTCGTCGGATTTGATTTATCTCAATAACGGAGATGGTACGTTTGCCGAGAGCATGAATCGTATGACACGGCGTGCTTCCGTTTTTAGCATGGGAAGTGATATTGCAGACCTCAATGGAGACGGACTGCCGGACATCGTCACCACAGACATGTTGCCGTCAAATCATTTCCGACGCATTCTCAACGCTGGTAGCAACGGAGATATGTCTATTCATAATCCGACGTACGACTCAAATCAAGTCTCTCGGAATATGGTTCAGCTCAACCGTGGTTATAACCAGTTCTCAGACATTGGGTACATGACAGGCATGGCAGCTACTGACTGGAGCTGGGCCTGCCTCATAAACGATTTTGACCTTGACGGACTTGCCGATGTCTATATCGGTAACGGATACACGTCGGATCTTTCCAATCAGGACTATATCTATAACTTGAATTTGCGGCAACAAGGCATTGTGCCCAAACTAGGTTTCCTCACTGAACCCAATTGCATGTTCCGCCAACAAGGCAATCTCGAGTTCACAGATGTAGCAAGGGAATGGGGCGTAGCAGACACAAGCACAACTTTTGGTGCCGCCTACGGAGATCTTGATGGCGATGGGGACCTCGATCTGATAGCAGCCAATATGGACACGGTTGCCTTTGTCTATCGTAACAACGCTGTCGAACAACAACGCGGAGCCTTTGTTTGCCTCACATTCAAGGGTTCCAACGGCAACACTGGCGGTCTAGGTGCCAAGGTACATGTTGTTGCCGATGGACGTTCCTACTACCGAGAACACTACCTCGTGCGCGGATATCAGTCTCGAATGGACGACAAGATGTCTATCGGACTTGGCGCTGCAACCATCATCGATTCCATCATCGTCCAATGGCCGGATGGTCCGGTACAGATCCTTCTGCAACAGCCGGTGAACTCTACCGTTGCCCTCGATCGTGCAAATGCCGAGCCCGCTGCGATGTCGATGTTCCAATCGCCAGAGAATCACAAACCAGTGTTTGTTGATGCAACCTCAACAAGTGGACTCGCCTTCAAACACACGGAAAATTACTTCGACGACTTCAAGCGTTATCGCATCATGCCAACGCGAGTATCCTGGGGCGGTCCGGCCGTTGCTGTTGGAGATGTAGATGGTGATGGTCTGGATGACGTGTTGTTCGGCGACCGTCTTGGTCGCAGCATTGCAACATTCCTGCAGAAAACACCGGGTTCCTTTGTTCGCTCCAATTCCGGTCTCGATGGAGTTGATACCACCTATGAAACACAAGCAATGGTTCTCGTGGACATCGACAACGATGGTGATCGAGATCTCCTTGTGGCAGGGGGCGGTCCGGAATTCGCGGAAGAAGATGTAGAACGTGGACTCCGGGTCTACATCAATAACGGTAAGGGCATTCTCACACGTCAGCTCACCGGTGTACCGCAGATCAGTACCAACGCTACCACCATCAACGCGTGTGACTATGACGGGGACGGTGACTTCGATGTCTTCATCGGTGGCGGGGTAGAGACAGACCGATATCCATACGCATCACAGAGCTACCTCCTTTCCAACAATGGGAAGGGGCTCTTCACCGATGTCACTTCAACAGTGATCCCAGATGTCGCCCGGATCGGCATTATTCGTTCCGCCTTGTGGTCAGACATTGATAGCGACGGACGCTTTGATCTCCTCCTGAACGGCGAGTGGATGCCCCTTACCATCTTCCGAAACACCGGTTCACGGTTCGAAAACGTCACCGCAGCCTCGGGTCTAGAGAAGACGACGGGCTGGTGGTACAGCTTGATGGGCGCCGATGTAGATAATGATGGCGATATGGACTATGTGGCGGGAAACCTCGGGCTCAATTCCCGATATCAGCCAGGTACGGACACACCGATCGAGATCTTTGCCGCCGATTTTGATGAGAACGGGAGTATTGACCCACTCATTACGTGGTGGTTCCGAGGAAAGAGACATATCATACGCGACCGTGGCAAGGTGTTTGCCCAAATGCCCACGCTGAACCGTAAGTTCAATGAATTCATTGACTTCGCCATGGCTTCCGTGGAGCAGGTGGTTGATAAACAGATGCTCGATACCTGCTTCCACAGGGCAGCTGTTATGATGGAATCCATGGTAATGATCAATGACGGTAGGGGGCATTTCACCCTGCGTCCGTTGCCGGCCATTGCCCAGATCTCGCCCGTCCTAGGCATCGAAGCCCTTGATCTCAATGGAGATGCGTGGATCGACCTTGTTATCTCCGGCAATATCTACGGAGCGGAAGATGACGTAGTGCGCTACGATGCAGGAAAAGGACTGGTCATGTATGGCAAGGGAGACGGACAATTTGAGCCCCTTACCCTCCCCGAATCCGGGTTCATCACCCAATTCGATACTAGGGGTCTTGTAAGCGTTCGGAATCCCGGTTCTAAGACCACGCCACTCGTGTTGATCTCTGCCGTGAATAGTCGGGAGGCAATGACGTATCTCCCTATGGCAGAAGGACTTCGCGTCCAGAAGGTTAATCCGATGAAGGTCAGTTCCGCCCTATTCTCAGTAGGGGGCGGCCAACGTCGCACCGAAGTGTACTGCGGTTCCGGCTATCGAAGTCAGACGAGCTGTAATATGTTGGTTCCTCCCGGGGCTACGAGCATGACGACATACCTCGGCTCAAAAAAAACTGGGACCGCATCTGTCACAAAACCCTAG
- a CDS encoding DedA family protein has translation METILDFILHIDVHLAALTAQYGMWTYAILFLIVFAETGLVVTPFLPGDSMLFAAGAICSLGSMDVTVLMGLLMIAAVLGDGVNYAIGKKVGPRLFTSSTSKFLNKQHLDRTHAFYEKHGGKTIILARFMPIIRTFAPFVAGVGSMRYRTFFIYNVVGAIVWVASFTMLGFFFGNQPLVKKNFTLVIGAIIVISVLPAIWEIIRSKKEL, from the coding sequence GTGGAAACAATACTCGATTTCATCCTCCACATCGACGTCCACCTGGCAGCCCTCACGGCGCAGTATGGGATGTGGACCTATGCCATCCTCTTCCTGATCGTGTTTGCGGAGACGGGGCTGGTGGTGACGCCGTTTCTGCCGGGAGACTCCATGCTCTTTGCAGCAGGGGCCATCTGCTCACTTGGCTCAATGGATGTAACGGTCCTCATGGGGCTCCTGATGATCGCCGCCGTTCTGGGAGACGGGGTGAACTATGCGATCGGGAAGAAGGTGGGACCTCGACTCTTCACAAGTTCTACCTCGAAGTTCTTGAACAAACAACATCTCGATAGAACACACGCCTTCTACGAGAAACACGGCGGCAAAACGATCATCCTTGCTCGGTTTATGCCGATCATAAGAACGTTTGCCCCCTTCGTTGCCGGTGTAGGATCGATGCGCTACCGAACGTTCTTTATCTACAATGTTGTAGGTGCCATCGTCTGGGTGGCCTCATTCACGATGCTTGGGTTCTTCTTCGGCAATCAGCCGTTGGTGAAGAAGAATTTTACGCTCGTGATCGGTGCGATCATTGTGATAAGTGTGCTGCCCGCGATATGGGAGATCATTCGCAGCAAAAAGGAATTGTAA
- the murQ gene encoding N-acetylmuramic acid 6-phosphate etherase, translating into MTLFEQLAALQTEAINPRTTEIDLASTHDVVAMLHAEDRTVADAVGLVLDDVAVAVDLVATALAAGGRLIYVGAGTSGRLGIVDASEMPPTYGTEPYMVQGLIAGGPNAVFRSVEGAEDSPQQAVADLNSIEPSPLTSLDVVCGLTASGRTPYVLGAIRHAHGLGCPTILVSTNPKDVVRTHCPEAQVLICPVVGPEPITGSTRMKSGTAQKMILNMITTASMVRIGKTYGNVMVDLQLTNEKLVERARKIVMTLGNVDYEGATQLLAAAEGHVKTALVMAAHSCLREEALNRLALSNGHVRNSVTP; encoded by the coding sequence ATGACGCTGTTCGAACAACTGGCCGCCCTGCAAACGGAAGCGATCAATCCCCGTACCACGGAGATTGATCTGGCCTCTACGCATGATGTGGTTGCCATGCTCCATGCCGAAGACCGCACAGTGGCCGATGCCGTGGGCCTGGTCCTGGATGATGTGGCCGTGGCGGTGGATCTGGTTGCCACTGCGCTTGCCGCCGGCGGACGTCTTATATATGTAGGCGCAGGGACGTCCGGACGTCTGGGCATTGTGGATGCGTCGGAAATGCCCCCTACCTATGGCACCGAACCCTATATGGTGCAAGGACTTATCGCGGGTGGACCAAATGCGGTGTTCAGGTCTGTGGAAGGGGCTGAGGACTCCCCACAACAGGCGGTGGCTGACCTGAACTCGATCGAGCCGTCTCCGCTTACAAGCCTGGATGTGGTCTGCGGACTCACGGCATCGGGCAGAACGCCCTACGTGCTGGGTGCTATCCGCCATGCCCATGGCCTCGGCTGCCCGACGATCTTGGTCAGCACAAACCCGAAGGACGTGGTTCGGACGCACTGCCCTGAAGCTCAGGTCCTGATCTGCCCGGTGGTCGGCCCGGAACCGATCACAGGCTCCACACGCATGAAATCGGGCACGGCCCAAAAAATGATCCTGAATATGATCACCACGGCTTCCATGGTCCGCATAGGAAAGACCTATGGAAATGTGATGGTGGATCTCCAACTCACAAATGAAAAGCTTGTCGAACGCGCCCGCAAGATCGTGATGACCCTCGGCAATGTCGATTATGAGGGGGCTACCCAACTCCTCGCCGCCGCTGAAGGTCATGTCAAAACTGCCCTCGTCATGGCCGCCCACTCCTGCTTACGAGAAGAAGCCCTCAATCGTCTCGCCCTTTCCAACGGTCACGTCCGTAACTCCGTAACCCCGTAA
- the rpsT gene encoding 30S ribosomal protein S20: protein MAHHKSAIKRIRQTRKRKIYNRGNKKQLREVIKAVRTATTLEVAQEALRKAFSILDRTAARGIIKKNNAANKKSRLTMAVRKLEVKA from the coding sequence ATGGCACATCACAAGTCAGCAATCAAGCGCATCCGTCAAACACGCAAGCGCAAGATCTACAACCGCGGCAACAAGAAGCAGCTTCGCGAGGTCATCAAGGCCGTTCGTACAGCTACAACACTTGAAGTAGCACAAGAGGCGCTCAGGAAGGCATTCAGCATTCTGGACCGCACCGCTGCACGTGGCATCATCAAGAAGAACAACGCAGCGAACAAGAAGAGTCGTCTCACGATGGCCGTTCGCAAGCTCGAAGTCAAGGCCTAA
- a CDS encoding site-specific integrase: MKLTFYADKPSEVRTPIMVRLSLSGHRLRFGTGISTETRYWNPEKQEFRSQDPNRNSHTKRKDLIEQFIKSAYNDMTPSGKDKLLSKSDIQSLVEKIRNYLSPSHQNTAGEASFDERFEEFIATYTLRTRSGQITSHRPSNGTIVQYRRCLTLLREWAVFKKRTITFEIIDEAFYNSFCEWLGTAKSMRDASIANHVKVLKIFMKWAFRKGYHTTTAWESFWRDKRTGETMALTVDELRRIRDVDLTDKPRLARVRDIFLLQAYTGMRYGDLERLTPDHFDEKAGIIRYTSEKTNTKCIVPITPPLRALLSRYPSRLFEFPSSVKANLYLKELGIAVGLNESITISHYRAGKRVDERMQRNELLTTHVARRSFASTSVQFGLSEAVISRVTGHAARGVLQQHYIILNDEAVRDMVCKAWEQL; the protein is encoded by the coding sequence ATGAAGCTCACCTTCTACGCCGACAAGCCGTCAGAAGTACGAACGCCGATCATGGTTCGGCTCTCGCTCTCCGGGCATCGGCTGCGATTTGGAACCGGGATCTCCACGGAGACCCGTTATTGGAATCCGGAGAAGCAGGAATTCCGATCTCAAGATCCTAACCGCAACTCGCACACGAAGCGGAAGGATCTCATTGAGCAGTTCATCAAGTCTGCCTACAATGACATGACTCCGTCCGGCAAGGACAAGTTGCTGTCGAAATCAGACATTCAATCCCTCGTTGAGAAGATCCGCAACTACCTTTCGCCGTCTCATCAGAACACGGCTGGTGAAGCTTCGTTCGATGAGCGGTTTGAGGAGTTCATTGCAACGTATACCCTACGCACCAGATCGGGTCAGATCACATCGCACCGACCCAGCAATGGAACAATTGTCCAGTACCGGCGCTGCCTTACACTTCTTCGTGAGTGGGCAGTCTTCAAGAAACGGACGATCACCTTTGAGATAATTGACGAAGCCTTTTACAACTCGTTTTGTGAATGGCTTGGTACTGCCAAGTCCATGCGCGATGCATCGATAGCCAATCACGTCAAGGTGCTGAAGATCTTTATGAAGTGGGCATTCAGGAAGGGATATCACACCACTACTGCATGGGAGTCCTTCTGGCGCGACAAACGGACCGGCGAGACGATGGCGCTTACTGTCGATGAACTTCGGCGTATTCGCGACGTTGACCTTACCGACAAACCACGTCTAGCAAGAGTCCGCGACATCTTCCTTTTACAAGCGTACACAGGTATGCGTTATGGCGATCTTGAACGACTAACACCTGATCACTTTGACGAAAAGGCCGGGATCATTCGATACACATCGGAAAAGACCAACACGAAGTGTATTGTACCTATCACTCCCCCATTACGCGCACTTCTCTCTCGCTACCCGTCGCGCCTGTTTGAGTTTCCTTCAAGTGTAAAAGCGAACCTCTACCTGAAAGAGCTGGGCATCGCTGTTGGACTCAATGAATCAATCACCATCTCGCACTATCGTGCCGGAAAGAGAGTTGACGAACGGATGCAACGAAATGAACTCCTGACAACGCATGTGGCGCGACGCAGTTTCGCGAGCACTTCGGTACAGTTCGGACTCTCCGAGGCCGTCATCTCGCGCGTAACAGGTCATGCCGCACGCGGCGTTCTCCAACAGCACTACATCATCCTCAACGATGAAGCCGTGCGGGACATGGTCTGCAAGGCATGGGAGCAACTATGA
- a CDS encoding helix-turn-helix domain-containing protein gives MGDRQPATSHIEPNAPAPLPADPFPAQNQDAAQLPDLLSINETADYLRVTRTTVNRLIRSGALTGTHVGRRHLITRKSIENYLALSGND, from the coding sequence ATGGGTGATCGCCAGCCTGCAACGTCGCACATTGAACCAAATGCCCCCGCGCCTTTACCAGCTGATCCCTTTCCAGCCCAAAACCAAGACGCCGCACAACTCCCAGACCTGTTATCGATCAACGAGACAGCTGACTACCTCCGTGTAACACGCACAACTGTAAATCGGCTGATAAGATCCGGCGCACTCACCGGCACGCACGTAGGTCGGCGTCACCTCATCACACGAAAAAGCATCGAGAACTACCTTGCGCTGTCAGGAAACGACTAG
- a CDS encoding class I SAM-dependent DNA methyltransferase, whose amino-acid sequence MLALTDIRANATAFAERWKDEVSEDAEAKTFWHEFFAVFGVDRKRVASFEKQVTKTGKNQGFIDLFWPGVCLVEHKSAGRDLDKALAQAVDYFSGLKDHELPRYVIVSDFQRIRLHDLVDDTNVEIRLEELPQRIELFGFISGYVPRKFRDEDPVNVKAAELMGRLHDAIRATGYEGHQLEVFLTRLLFCLFGDDTGIFNRDSFVSFLETKTREDGMDVGPQLSFLFQLLNTPPEKRPKNLDEELQAFPYVNGSLFAETIPTPNFDREMRERLLECANFDWTFVSPAVFGAMFQGVMNATERRNLGAHYTSEKNILKVVSGLFLDEIEEELTKARSSEHRLRALHDRISRMRFLDPACGCGNFLIVTYKELRRIEIEILLQLEALGKLSGKGQQVSDISALSRLSVHSMFGIEIEEFPARIAEVALWLIDHIMNVDLARAFGGYFVRLPLTNGPTIRNTDALEIDWRTKFIDTEPDAEWYILGNPPFVGATTMSDSQRKQIRKVFGDVSGAGGTLDYVVGWYIKAAEAIQGTHIRCAFVSTNSISQGAQVGFLWKRLVNGFGIKINFAHQTFRWSNEARGVAAVHVVIVGFSTYPVTNPILFEYGGNAGQPISRSVREINGYLMEGEMVFILSRLLPLCDVPEMMSGNRPTDSGHLLLDPSEKSQLLKECPAASLYVKRCVGSLEFLNNKERFCLWLVGISPSDLRSMPPVLRRVEAVKEFRLASVAETTRKLAMRPWEFRDTRTPTKSYIIVPKVSSETRFFIPVGFIDPETITTDLNFMIPDGEIYHFGVLMSTMHMAWVRYVCGRLKSDYRYSKDLVYNNYPWPDVTEEQRKKVEDLAQKVLDARANHSTSSLADLYHPTTMPPDLRKAHEALDKAVDACYRKEPFKSERERVEHLFEMYRKLTEGFGAEEKKSKRSSRKRTA is encoded by the coding sequence ATGTTAGCTCTTACCGATATACGCGCAAACGCCACCGCCTTTGCCGAACGATGGAAGGACGAGGTCTCTGAGGACGCAGAAGCCAAAACCTTCTGGCATGAGTTCTTTGCCGTCTTTGGGGTCGACCGTAAGCGCGTTGCCTCGTTCGAGAAGCAGGTGACCAAGACCGGGAAGAACCAAGGCTTCATCGACCTCTTCTGGCCCGGGGTGTGCCTTGTAGAGCACAAGTCCGCCGGTAGAGATCTCGACAAGGCACTCGCACAGGCTGTAGACTACTTCAGTGGTCTCAAGGATCACGAGCTTCCGCGGTACGTGATCGTCTCGGATTTTCAGCGTATACGCCTTCACGATCTCGTTGACGACACCAATGTTGAAATCAGGCTTGAAGAACTGCCGCAGCGGATCGAGCTGTTCGGTTTCATTTCCGGATATGTCCCGCGGAAGTTCCGTGATGAAGACCCGGTCAACGTCAAGGCTGCCGAACTCATGGGTCGCCTGCACGACGCGATCAGAGCCACCGGATACGAAGGTCACCAACTCGAAGTCTTCCTGACCCGGCTGCTCTTCTGCCTCTTCGGAGACGACACAGGCATCTTCAACCGCGATTCCTTTGTCTCCTTCCTAGAGACAAAAACCCGCGAAGACGGCATGGACGTTGGTCCGCAGCTCTCGTTCCTATTCCAGCTTCTTAACACGCCACCGGAGAAGCGTCCGAAGAATCTCGACGAGGAACTTCAAGCATTCCCCTACGTCAACGGAAGTTTGTTCGCAGAGACGATACCGACACCCAACTTTGATCGGGAGATGCGCGAACGCCTGTTGGAATGTGCCAACTTCGATTGGACATTCGTATCACCAGCCGTTTTTGGAGCGATGTTCCAAGGGGTCATGAACGCAACAGAGCGTCGGAACCTCGGAGCTCACTACACCAGTGAGAAGAACATCCTCAAGGTTGTGTCCGGGCTGTTCTTAGATGAGATCGAAGAGGAACTGACGAAGGCACGTTCATCAGAGCATCGCCTTCGTGCTCTTCACGATCGTATCTCTCGAATGCGCTTCCTTGATCCGGCGTGTGGTTGCGGAAACTTCTTGATCGTCACGTACAAAGAGTTGAGACGGATCGAGATCGAGATACTCCTTCAATTGGAAGCCCTTGGAAAACTTTCCGGTAAGGGGCAACAGGTCTCCGACATCTCCGCTCTATCCAGGCTCTCCGTTCACTCCATGTTCGGCATTGAGATCGAAGAGTTCCCGGCGCGCATCGCCGAGGTTGCTCTATGGCTGATAGACCACATCATGAACGTTGATCTCGCCAGAGCGTTCGGCGGATACTTCGTTCGTCTGCCCCTCACCAACGGACCTACGATTCGCAACACCGACGCCTTGGAGATTGACTGGCGAACCAAGTTCATTGACACAGAGCCTGATGCCGAGTGGTACATCCTTGGGAATCCACCGTTTGTTGGTGCAACAACTATGTCCGACAGCCAACGGAAACAGATTCGCAAAGTGTTCGGTGACGTATCTGGAGCCGGCGGGACATTGGATTATGTTGTTGGCTGGTACATCAAGGCGGCTGAGGCTATTCAGGGGACACATATCAGGTGTGCCTTTGTCTCAACGAATTCAATATCGCAAGGGGCACAGGTAGGATTCCTTTGGAAGCGACTCGTTAATGGGTTTGGAATAAAGATCAACTTTGCCCACCAGACTTTCCGGTGGTCGAATGAAGCGAGAGGTGTTGCCGCAGTTCACGTCGTAATCGTCGGATTCTCGACATACCCTGTCACAAATCCGATCTTGTTTGAGTACGGAGGAAACGCAGGCCAACCCATTAGCCGCAGCGTCCGAGAAATCAACGGCTATCTCATGGAAGGTGAGATGGTGTTTATCCTCTCCCGACTTCTTCCCTTATGCGATGTCCCGGAAATGATGAGTGGTAACAGACCAACCGATAGTGGGCATCTTCTTCTTGATCCTTCAGAGAAGAGTCAACTACTAAAAGAATGTCCCGCCGCATCTTTGTACGTCAAGAGATGTGTAGGATCATTAGAGTTCTTGAACAACAAAGAGAGATTCTGCTTATGGTTAGTGGGAATTTCACCTTCTGATCTAAGATCTATGCCACCCGTGTTGAGAAGGGTGGAGGCGGTCAAGGAGTTCAGATTGGCAAGTGTTGCCGAGACAACCCGGAAACTCGCGATGCGACCCTGGGAGTTCAGAGATACGAGAACTCCGACGAAATCATACATCATTGTTCCCAAAGTGTCTAGCGAAACTCGGTTCTTCATTCCGGTTGGATTTATTGATCCAGAAACGATTACGACGGACCTCAACTTCATGATCCCGGATGGTGAAATCTATCACTTCGGTGTTCTGATGTCTACGATGCACATGGCGTGGGTCAGGTACGTCTGTGGACGCCTCAAATCGGACTACAGGTATTCGAAAGACCTTGTCTATAACAACTATCCCTGGCCTGATGTCACCGAAGAGCAACGCAAGAAGGTAGAGGATCTCGCTCAGAAGGTATTAGACGCTCGTGCCAACCACTCTACGTCGTCACTAGCAGATCTGTACCATCCCACCACGATGCCTCCAGACTTGCGCAAGGCTCACGAAGCATTGGACAAGGCTGTAGATGCCTGCTACCGCAAGGAACCATTCAAGAGCGAACGCGAGAGGGTGGAGCATTTGTTTGAAATGTATCGGAAGCTGACGGAGGGGTTTGGGGCGGAGGAGAAGAAATCGAAACGAAGTTCACGCAAGAGAACTGCATGA